The Geomonas agri genome contains the following window.
AAAGATGAAGGTCGGTTCTACGTGTATCACCCCCCAGCCAAACGTCACGGGTTACTTCTGGAAGATCTTGTCAGAGCCACTGTAGATAAACCGCAGCTTAAGTTTTGGCTAGATTGGAAAAATTCTACTCCAGACACTACTACTGCCGCGTTCAGGGAGTTGAACCGTCTGGATTCGCTTTATACGCTATTGCCAAGAGTCATTCTCGAGATCGGCCCCACTGCATCACACCCTAGCATTAGCAAAATTTCTAAAGCTGGCTGGAGAACCTCTTATTATGTACCAACCGATTTTAAAGACTGTTTGAAAACTGGGGGGGAGGGGGCGTGCTATGATGAGGCCGAACAAATACTGGGGGCTGCTAGGCAGATGAAGGCAAAATGCCTGAGTTTTGATATCAGAGTTTGGCCTACTTTGAAGAAATACGTTCTGTCAAGAGATGCAAGTTTTAAATTACTTACATGGGATGAAAGTCTGTCTACGGATTCACAAATTTTTTTAAACAAGATACATGATCCTTCTGCTTTTGACGTTTTAATCGTGCCATACTCCTCAAGATTCAACTATTAGTTCCGTACCCTTACTCCCGCTCAACGCTAGGTGGGGCGCGCTCTGCACTAAACTGTCCTTTGACTGACTTCCATCAGAGACTTTCGATAATATAGTTGTGGGAATTAATGTAAACTTGCTAGGAGTTGTGATGAAGAGAACATTAGACTTTATTTTTGCGTTGCTGCTGGCATTTCTGTTTAGCATTCCTATGCTTGTTATATGCGTACTTGTGAAGGTTACTTCGCCCGGGCCAGTGTTGTACTGGTCCAAGCGAGTTGGCAAGAATAATATTTTGTTCGAGATGCCAAAGTTTAGAACAATGAGGGTTGATACTCCTGCTGTGGCCACTCACCTGCTCACATCTCCGGAAAGGTTCATGACACCGATCGGGCGGGGACTGCGCAAATCTAGCCTTGACGAACTTCCTCAATTGTTCACCATCCTTACTGGTTATATGAGTTTTGTTGGGCCGCGTCCCGCGCTTTTTAACCAAGAGGATCTGATCGCTCTGAGAACTGTGAACGGGGTGCACCTGCTTATGCCCGGGCTCACTGGTTGGGCCCAGATAAATGGCAGAGACGAGCTCCCCATCCCTCTGAAGGTCGAACTTGACGCATACTACCTGAAAAACCAGTCCCTATTTTTGGATTTGTACATAATCTGGCAGACTTTTTTCAAAGTGCTGAAGAGCGAAGGGGTTACTCATTGACCCACAAACAGATGGGGGCATCCCGCCGCCGATAGTCTAGATTTTGTAGCCTTGGTTGATGCCGGGGCAATTGGAGGGTGCTATGGTTGGTAGGATAGGTCATATCTCTCAGAGAATATTAAGATTAGAGTTTGCTTTTTGTGGGCACGGTGTTATAGTCACTTTCTGTTTGTCTTAATGGGCACGGTATCCAGTTTTTGCTTAATCTCATTGTTTTGACGCTGTGGGGGGGACATGTTTCGCACTAGAAGAATCTTGGTTTTCTGCCTCGACGTGGTGCTTATTGCCGGTGCTTTCGCACTCTCCTTTCTGCTTCGTTTCGACTTTCAAATTCCCTCTGATCAACTTAACAACTTGTTGCAAGGACTGATGCTTATCCTTGCAGTCAAACCGATCATGTTCACGGCGTCCGGGATGTATCGTAGCATATGGCGCTATGCCTCGCTCCAAGATGGTTATGAGATCTTTAGGGTTGTTACCCTTTCTTCTGTGCTTTCCGCACTCGCATTGGTTTTCATGAAAGGTCCTTTTGGGCTGCCCCGATCCATATACTTTCTGGACTGGTTTTTGCTCTTTTCCATGGTTGCCACCAGCCGGTTGCTCTGGCGCATCTACCGTGAGACCAAACTGGTACCTTGTTTGCACAAGGGGAAGAGGACTCTTATCATCGGTGCGGGCGAAGCGGGCAATCTCCTGCTCAAGGAGATCCGCAAACAGGCCGACTCAACTTACAATGTCATCGGTTTCGTGGATGACGACCCGGAGAAAAACGGGTTGCGACTCTCCGGCGTGCGTGTTATCGGCGGGACGAACCGGCTGTGTGCGCTTGTGCGCAAATATAGCATCGAGGAGGTCATCTTCGCCATCCCCTCCGGCGGGCCGGAACTGATGCGCCGCGTGATCAGCAACTGCGAAAGGGCCAAGGCCCGTTTCAAGACCTTGCCTGGGATCACCGACATTATCGACGGGAAGTTCTCCATGAGCCAGATCAAGGACGTGGAGATCGAGGACCTCCTGGGACGTGACCCGGTGGTGCTGGACCAGACGGCGATCCGCAACTACCTGACGGACAAGAGGGTGCTGGTGACCGGCGCCGCAGGCAGCATCGGTAGCGAGATCTGTCGCCAGATTGCCCTGTTCAAACCAGCCAAGCTGGTACTCTTCGACCACGCCGAGACCCCGCTCTTCTACATCGAAAAGGAACTCGCCGCCTCATTCCCGGATTTGCGCATCATCCCGATGGTGGGGGATGTGAAGAACCAGGACCGGGTCGAGACGGTTTTTGATGAATTCGGCCCCGAAGTCGTGTTCCATGCTGCGGCGTACAAGCACGTCGCCATGATGGAGTACAACCCGGCCGAGGCGGTCCTTAACAACGTCATGGGTACCAAGGTGGTTGCAGATGCGGCCCACAAGTTCAAGGTGCGCAATTTCGTCATGGTCTCAACCGACAAGGCGGTTAACCCTACCAATGTCATGGGAGCCACCAAGAGGAGCGCCGAGATCTACGTGCAGGCGCTGGCGGCGAAAAGCCACACCAAGTTCACCACGGTCCGTTTCGGCAACGTCCTCGGCAGCAACGGCAGCGTCATCCCGCTCTTCAAGGAACAGATCCGCAACGGCGGTCCGGTGACGGTGACCGACAAGGATGTGGTGCGCTACTTCATGACCATACCGGAAGCATCGCAGTTGGTGATGCAGGCCGGGTGTATCGGGCACGGTGGGGAGATCTTCGTGCTGGACATGGGTGAACCGGTCCGCATACTTTCGCTGGCCGAGGAACTGATCAGGCTCTCCGGTTTCATCCCGCACAAGGAGATCGAGATCCGGTTCACCGGTTTGAAGCCCGGCGAAAAGCTGTTCGAGGAACTGTTGATCGACGGAGAGGGGATCAAGGCGACCACCCACAAGAAAATCAGGGTCATGGCACCGGTGGAGACCGATCTCAAGAAGGTCACGGCCGAGTTGGAGCAGCTCTTCAATTATGCCAAGGCTTACGACCTGGGAGCGGTGCTGGCCTCGCTCAGGAGTATCGTCCCTGAGTTTGTGCCGCGCTACCAGTTCGACGTGGCTCCACCCTTTGCGTTCCAGCGGGTCAGGCCCGACCTGTTCCCGCCCCAGAAGCTCTCATTCGTCCGAAACCTTCGCGTCGCCGGCACCAGTGAGGGAACGGCGGCTTAACCGCATAAGTAAAGCGTCTCACGCAAAGCCGCAAAGGCGCAAAAAGAGACGGTAATCGAAAGGAGTAATTGGGGACACAAAACAGGTGGCACTGAAATAATAAGACGGATTGATTATTGTATTAACGTCTTTACGAGAGGAGGTATCCAATGAATGAGAACGAGATTGCCTCCGTGATCGTTGACGCCTCTTATAAAGTCCATAAGACGCTGGGACCTGGGTTGCTGGAGTCAGCCTATGAAACCGTGCTTGCATATGAACT
Protein-coding sequences here:
- a CDS encoding sugar transferase, whose amino-acid sequence is MKRTLDFIFALLLAFLFSIPMLVICVLVKVTSPGPVLYWSKRVGKNNILFEMPKFRTMRVDTPAVATHLLTSPERFMTPIGRGLRKSSLDELPQLFTILTGYMSFVGPRPALFNQEDLIALRTVNGVHLLMPGLTGWAQINGRDELPIPLKVELDAYYLKNQSLFLDLYIIWQTFFKVLKSEGVTH
- a CDS encoding polysaccharide biosynthesis protein, translated to MFRTRRILVFCLDVVLIAGAFALSFLLRFDFQIPSDQLNNLLQGLMLILAVKPIMFTASGMYRSIWRYASLQDGYEIFRVVTLSSVLSALALVFMKGPFGLPRSIYFLDWFLLFSMVATSRLLWRIYRETKLVPCLHKGKRTLIIGAGEAGNLLLKEIRKQADSTYNVIGFVDDDPEKNGLRLSGVRVIGGTNRLCALVRKYSIEEVIFAIPSGGPELMRRVISNCERAKARFKTLPGITDIIDGKFSMSQIKDVEIEDLLGRDPVVLDQTAIRNYLTDKRVLVTGAAGSIGSEICRQIALFKPAKLVLFDHAETPLFYIEKELAASFPDLRIIPMVGDVKNQDRVETVFDEFGPEVVFHAAAYKHVAMMEYNPAEAVLNNVMGTKVVADAAHKFKVRNFVMVSTDKAVNPTNVMGATKRSAEIYVQALAAKSHTKFTTVRFGNVLGSNGSVIPLFKEQIRNGGPVTVTDKDVVRYFMTIPEASQLVMQAGCIGHGGEIFVLDMGEPVRILSLAEELIRLSGFIPHKEIEIRFTGLKPGEKLFEELLIDGEGIKATTHKKIRVMAPVETDLKKVTAELEQLFNYAKAYDLGAVLASLRSIVPEFVPRYQFDVAPPFAFQRVRPDLFPPQKLSFVRNLRVAGTSEGTAA